In Rhinoderma darwinii isolate aRhiDar2 chromosome 9, aRhiDar2.hap1, whole genome shotgun sequence, the following are encoded in one genomic region:
- the TTC9C gene encoding tetratricopeptide repeat protein 9C isoform X1: protein MAEQGGTVEQRLSQASLFKSQGNTCYSEHRIREAVSLYHRALLQLRSLDPHLLNPLPGLGPSSAELTSEQMEALQNLQADCYNNLAACLLQNQPPRYERVYECSLQTLKIQPHNVKALYRAGVSSYYLQDYTTAHSYLTKASSQQPKDTNIRRYLQLADSAISASRAKEKQRYQGMFD, encoded by the exons ggTGGAACTGTTGAACAGCGTCTCTCACAGGCGAGTTTATTCAAATCTCAAGGCAACACGTGCTACTCTGAACACCGCATACGAGAGGCTGTGAGTCTTTACCACCGTGCCCTCCTCCAGCTTCGTAGCTTAGACCCTCATTTACTTAATCCTCTGCCTGGACTGGGCCCCTCTTCAGCTGAGCTCACTTCTGAGCAAATGGAGGCACTCCAAAATCTTCAAGCTGACTGTTATAATAATTTAGCAG CATGTCTACTACAGAATCAACCTCCAAGATATGAACGTGTCTATGAATGCAGTCTACAGACTCTAAAGATACAGCCGCATAATGTTAAGGCATTATACCGTGCTGGTGTCTCCAGCTATTACTTGCAAGACTATACAACTGCCCACAGTTATTTAACAAAAGCTTCTTCCCAACAACCCAAAG ATACAAACATCAGACGTTATTTACAACTGGCAGACTCAGCCATCAGTGCTTCCCGTGCAAAAGAGAAACAGCGATATCAGGGCATGTTTGACTAG
- the TTC9C gene encoding tetratricopeptide repeat protein 9C isoform X2 → MGGTVEQRLSQASLFKSQGNTCYSEHRIREAVSLYHRALLQLRSLDPHLLNPLPGLGPSSAELTSEQMEALQNLQADCYNNLAACLLQNQPPRYERVYECSLQTLKIQPHNVKALYRAGVSSYYLQDYTTAHSYLTKASSQQPKDTNIRRYLQLADSAISASRAKEKQRYQGMFD, encoded by the exons ggTGGAACTGTTGAACAGCGTCTCTCACAGGCGAGTTTATTCAAATCTCAAGGCAACACGTGCTACTCTGAACACCGCATACGAGAGGCTGTGAGTCTTTACCACCGTGCCCTCCTCCAGCTTCGTAGCTTAGACCCTCATTTACTTAATCCTCTGCCTGGACTGGGCCCCTCTTCAGCTGAGCTCACTTCTGAGCAAATGGAGGCACTCCAAAATCTTCAAGCTGACTGTTATAATAATTTAGCAG CATGTCTACTACAGAATCAACCTCCAAGATATGAACGTGTCTATGAATGCAGTCTACAGACTCTAAAGATACAGCCGCATAATGTTAAGGCATTATACCGTGCTGGTGTCTCCAGCTATTACTTGCAAGACTATACAACTGCCCACAGTTATTTAACAAAAGCTTCTTCCCAACAACCCAAAG ATACAAACATCAGACGTTATTTACAACTGGCAGACTCAGCCATCAGTGCTTCCCGTGCAAAAGAGAAACAGCGATATCAGGGCATGTTTGACTAG